In one Corallococcus sp. EGB genomic region, the following are encoded:
- a CDS encoding carboxylesterase, with translation MDGESTAPFALGRGKDACLLLHGFTGSPWEVRPLGEALAARGMRVVAPRLPGHGTTPEAMLDVDFHDWQACADEALASLSGYRRVFVAGLSMGALLALRLAAHQPEAVHALALVAPAVRFRGARMALVRQLCRTPLLEWTTPWVDKGGTDISDPEALAQAPVLPAFPVARLRDLCALQDLAVVDAPRVRCPVLVATAEQDHVVDPEGGRWLARRMTAAREVRLVAYPEGFHIIPRDVCGARLAREVGDFLQPWREEEDLRGWPGGPAPGAPPP, from the coding sequence ATCGACGGGGAGTCCACCGCGCCCTTCGCCCTGGGGCGGGGGAAGGACGCCTGCCTGCTCCTGCATGGCTTCACCGGAAGCCCGTGGGAGGTGCGCCCGCTGGGCGAGGCCCTGGCGGCGCGGGGCATGCGCGTGGTGGCGCCGAGGCTCCCGGGCCACGGCACCACGCCGGAGGCGATGCTGGACGTGGACTTCCACGACTGGCAGGCCTGCGCGGACGAGGCGCTGGCGTCGCTCTCCGGGTACAGGCGCGTGTTCGTCGCCGGACTGTCCATGGGCGCGCTCCTGGCGCTGCGGCTGGCCGCGCACCAGCCGGAGGCCGTGCACGCGCTGGCGCTGGTGGCGCCCGCGGTGCGCTTCCGGGGCGCGCGCATGGCGCTGGTGCGCCAGCTGTGCCGCACGCCGCTGCTCGAGTGGACGACGCCGTGGGTGGACAAGGGCGGCACGGACATCTCCGACCCGGAGGCGCTGGCGCAGGCGCCGGTGCTGCCCGCGTTCCCGGTGGCCCGGCTGCGCGACCTGTGCGCGCTGCAGGACCTGGCCGTGGTGGACGCGCCCCGCGTGCGCTGCCCGGTGCTGGTGGCCACCGCGGAGCAGGACCACGTGGTGGATCCGGAGGGAGGACGCTGGCTCGCGCGCCGGATGACGGCGGCCCGGGAGGTGCGGCTCGTGGCCTATCCGGAGGGCTTCCACATCATCCCGCGCGACGTGTGCGGAGCGAGGCTCGCCCGCGAGGTGGGGGACTTCCTCCAGCCGTGGCGCGAAGAGGAGGACCTCAGGGGCTGGCCGGGAGGGCCGGCGCCAGGCGCGCCACCGCCGTGA
- a CDS encoding BlaI/MecI/CopY family transcriptional regulator: protein MKKPVGEQELAVLRYVAEHGPATVGEVAERFGEAQGLARSTILTVMERLRLKGHLTRTKVDGVFQYASPVAPQELLRDVVGNFVQRTLSGSLSPFVTYLSETEDVSDEELKQLQDVVARLRQKRKE, encoded by the coding sequence ATGAAGAAGCCGGTGGGAGAGCAGGAGCTGGCGGTGCTGCGGTACGTGGCCGAGCACGGCCCGGCGACGGTGGGGGAGGTGGCCGAGCGCTTCGGTGAGGCGCAGGGGCTGGCGCGCTCCACCATCCTGACGGTGATGGAGCGGCTGCGGCTGAAGGGGCACCTGACGCGGACGAAGGTGGACGGGGTGTTCCAGTACGCCTCGCCGGTGGCGCCGCAAGAGCTGCTGCGCGACGTCGTGGGGAACTTCGTGCAGCGCACGCTCTCCGGGTCGCTGTCGCCGTTCGTGACCTACCTGTCGGAGACGGAGGACGTGTCCGACGAAGAGCTGAAGCAGCTCCAGGACGTCGTGGCGCGCCTGCGCCAGAAGCGGAAGGAGTGA
- a CDS encoding ATP-binding protein has protein sequence MNEAQAGWVAASGGAPPRLHELLQQLPAFFGLYRGPGHLIEFSTSTRLTLLDTRGQVGVPLREACPQLAGPGWHDAWDRVFATGEALHLREASARVRPTDEELFFNISLLPRRDTQGQVEGVLAFAVDVTELVCTRRAAWTTAAWRTERLQAMTAALSEALTPAQVVEVAAREGALAMGALTGLVVVPTGSAQDVFERVAAHGFSPGELEDWQRFEVSATCPLTDVTRTREPRALSTWTECMARYPRLAQLSRERTLEAWAAVPLVSGGRVFGALGLGFGDARDFDAAEHAFLLTVGRLCAQALDRARLYDEERAARGVAEAASRAKDAFLATVSHELRTPLTSILGWSQMLRQGLLGEDKRQRAVEAIERNARAQRQLIEDLLDISRIASGRLRLEPVPLQLGHVVEAALDAVKPTALARELTLHVSVDADGVPLFGDPDRLQQVVWNLLSNAIKFTPPGGHVTVTARTRDDGAELVVRDNGEGIPADFLPFLFQRFQQADTGVSRQHGGLGLGLSIVRHLVELHGGTVTAASDGQGKGATFTVVLPRMRGSTTPGSSREPRPVEGLTLPRFPELEGQRVLVVDGQPDAREWMSVLLTRVGAHVLTATNVTDAMDEVRRSPPTVLVTDVTLAGEDGYSLLYRLRALPWEAGGGVPALAVTAAARREDRDRALRAGFSAFVTKPLDAVELLTAVARLAPALPASP, from the coding sequence ATGAATGAAGCCCAGGCCGGGTGGGTCGCGGCGTCCGGCGGTGCGCCTCCGCGACTGCATGAGCTGCTTCAGCAGCTTCCGGCCTTCTTCGGCCTCTACCGCGGCCCCGGCCACCTCATCGAGTTCAGCACCTCCACGCGCCTGACGCTGCTCGACACGCGAGGCCAGGTGGGCGTCCCGCTGCGCGAGGCCTGCCCCCAGCTGGCGGGCCCCGGCTGGCACGACGCCTGGGACCGCGTCTTTGCCACCGGCGAAGCGCTGCACCTGCGCGAGGCCTCCGCCCGCGTGCGTCCAACCGACGAGGAGCTCTTCTTCAACATCTCCCTCCTGCCGCGGCGCGACACGCAGGGACAGGTGGAGGGCGTGCTCGCCTTCGCGGTGGACGTGACGGAGCTCGTGTGCACCCGCCGCGCCGCGTGGACCACCGCCGCCTGGCGCACCGAGCGCCTCCAGGCGATGACCGCCGCGCTCTCCGAGGCGCTCACCCCCGCGCAGGTCGTGGAGGTGGCCGCGCGCGAAGGCGCCCTCGCCATGGGGGCCCTCACCGGCCTGGTGGTGGTGCCCACGGGCTCGGCCCAGGACGTCTTCGAGCGCGTCGCCGCGCACGGCTTCTCGCCCGGCGAGCTGGAGGATTGGCAGCGCTTCGAGGTCTCCGCGACCTGTCCCCTCACGGACGTGACGCGCACCCGCGAGCCCCGCGCGCTGAGCACATGGACGGAGTGCATGGCCCGCTACCCGCGCCTGGCCCAGTTATCCCGTGAGCGGACCCTGGAGGCGTGGGCCGCCGTGCCGCTGGTGAGCGGGGGGCGCGTGTTCGGCGCGCTGGGCCTGGGCTTCGGCGACGCGCGCGACTTCGACGCCGCGGAGCACGCCTTCCTGCTGACGGTGGGCCGCTTATGCGCGCAGGCGCTGGACCGGGCCCGGCTCTATGACGAAGAGCGCGCGGCCCGCGGCGTCGCGGAGGCCGCCAGCCGCGCCAAGGACGCGTTCCTCGCCACGGTGTCCCATGAGCTGCGCACGCCGCTCACGTCCATCCTCGGCTGGTCGCAGATGCTGCGGCAGGGCCTGCTGGGCGAGGACAAGCGCCAGCGCGCGGTGGAGGCCATCGAGCGCAACGCCCGCGCCCAAAGACAGCTCATCGAGGACCTGCTCGACATCAGCCGCATCGCCAGCGGACGTCTGCGATTGGAGCCCGTGCCGCTGCAGCTGGGCCACGTGGTGGAGGCGGCGCTGGACGCCGTCAAGCCCACGGCGCTCGCGCGCGAGCTGACGCTCCACGTCTCCGTGGACGCGGACGGCGTGCCGCTGTTCGGCGACCCGGACCGGTTGCAGCAGGTGGTGTGGAACCTGCTCTCCAACGCCATCAAGTTCACCCCGCCCGGCGGCCACGTGACGGTGACCGCGCGCACGCGCGACGACGGCGCGGAGCTGGTGGTGCGCGACAACGGCGAGGGCATCCCGGCCGACTTCCTGCCGTTCCTCTTCCAGCGCTTCCAGCAGGCGGACACCGGCGTGAGCCGCCAGCACGGCGGCCTGGGCCTGGGCCTGTCCATCGTGCGGCACCTGGTGGAGCTGCACGGCGGCACCGTGACGGCCGCCAGCGACGGACAAGGCAAGGGCGCCACCTTCACCGTCGTGCTGCCGCGCATGCGCGGCAGCACGACCCCGGGCTCCTCACGCGAGCCGCGCCCCGTGGAGGGCCTCACGCTGCCGCGCTTCCCGGAGCTGGAGGGCCAGCGCGTGCTGGTGGTGGATGGCCAGCCGGACGCGCGCGAGTGGATGTCCGTGCTGCTCACCCGCGTGGGCGCGCACGTGCTCACCGCCACCAACGTCACCGACGCCATGGACGAGGTGCGCCGCTCCCCGCCCACGGTGCTGGTGACGGACGTGACGCTGGCCGGCGAGGACGGCTATTCGCTCCTGTACCGGCTGCGCGCGCTGCCCTGGGAGGCTGGAGGCGGCGTGCCCGCGCTCGCCGTCACCGCCGCCGCGCGCCGCGAGGACCGTGACCGGGCCCTGCGCGCGGGCTTCAGCGCCTTCGTCACCAAGCCGCTCGACGCGGTGGAGCTGCTCACGGCGGTGGCGCGCCTGGCGCCGGCCCTCCCGGCCAGCCCCTGA
- a CDS encoding anti-sigma factor, producing the protein MAGNPACERFVPLLSPYIDGELAPGERVHVERHLAACRDCTGRAADLRAESGLLRVGLDMAVDDVDFKDFAQKVMARVTPEKPPLLERMRLALSEMFLYQRTAMISSLATAAVVVLVALPLVLRDNAPEGYAAERMTVKSIQSYQGARVAPVVMETEGGGSIIWMVDEQEQAPEPAKDAAGQKKPGVTEPQESSVESQDEEGPPSPAPSVPPRPTGGAL; encoded by the coding sequence ATGGCCGGAAATCCCGCGTGTGAGCGTTTCGTACCGCTCCTGTCTCCCTACATCGACGGTGAGCTCGCTCCTGGCGAGCGTGTGCACGTGGAGCGGCACCTGGCCGCCTGCCGGGACTGCACGGGCCGCGCGGCGGACCTGCGCGCCGAGTCCGGGCTGCTCCGGGTGGGCCTGGACATGGCGGTGGACGACGTCGACTTCAAGGACTTCGCCCAGAAGGTCATGGCGCGGGTGACGCCGGAGAAGCCGCCCCTCCTGGAGCGGATGCGGCTGGCCCTGTCGGAGATGTTCCTCTACCAGCGGACCGCGATGATCTCGTCGCTGGCCACCGCCGCGGTGGTGGTGCTGGTGGCGCTGCCGCTGGTGCTGCGCGACAACGCCCCGGAGGGCTACGCCGCCGAGCGCATGACGGTGAAGTCCATCCAGTCCTACCAGGGCGCCCGCGTGGCCCCGGTGGTGATGGAGACCGAAGGTGGCGGCTCCATCATCTGGATGGTGGACGAGCAGGAGCAGGCCCCCGAGCCCGCGAAGGACGCCGCCGGGCAGAAGAAGCCGGGCGTGACCGAGCCCCAGGAATCGAGCGTGGAGTCGCAGGACGAGGAAGGGCCGCCGTCGCCGGCTCCGTCCGTCCCGCCTCGGCCCACCGGAGGAGCACTATGA
- a CDS encoding chaperonin, with the protein MATKTQKQTIQRKARQMKAKTVKAVSSAGKQARRVQVTLGDLIAAAFDTVGGEARKVARVVSSTDMTLATGKHIVFVG; encoded by the coding sequence ATGGCGACCAAGACCCAGAAGCAGACCATCCAGCGCAAGGCCCGTCAGATGAAGGCGAAGACGGTGAAGGCCGTGTCCAGCGCGGGCAAGCAGGCCAGGCGCGTGCAGGTGACGCTCGGCGACCTGATCGCCGCGGCCTTCGACACCGTGGGGGGCGAGGCTCGCAAGGTCGCCAGGGTTGTCTCCTCGACCGACATGACGCTGGCGACCGGAAAGCACATCGTCTTCGTAGGGTGA
- a CDS encoding RNA polymerase sigma factor, protein MATDDLTLVKRVRSGDQRAFKLLVERYQRKVYAVALGMLKDKEEAMDVSQEAFVKVYKYLDHFKGDASFYTWLYRITSNICIDVLRKRRGGGEPVEFDETQDVDLSEARIGALGSRLGTNPQKSALRKELAEKIQEALATVPEKHRAILLLREIEGMSYEDLARTLDIPKGTVMSRLFHARAKVQKILGDYLELDEAKSGVGNE, encoded by the coding sequence TTGGCCACCGACGACCTCACACTCGTCAAGCGCGTCCGCAGCGGGGACCAGCGCGCCTTCAAGCTCCTCGTCGAGCGTTACCAGCGCAAGGTGTACGCCGTCGCGCTCGGAATGCTGAAGGACAAGGAGGAGGCGATGGACGTCTCCCAGGAGGCGTTCGTCAAGGTCTACAAGTACCTGGACCACTTCAAGGGCGACGCGTCCTTCTACACGTGGCTCTACCGCATCACGTCGAACATCTGCATCGACGTGCTGCGCAAGCGCCGCGGCGGCGGTGAGCCCGTGGAGTTCGACGAGACGCAGGACGTGGACCTCTCCGAGGCCCGCATCGGCGCGCTCGGCAGCCGCCTGGGGACCAACCCCCAGAAGAGCGCCCTCCGCAAGGAGCTGGCGGAGAAGATCCAGGAGGCCCTGGCCACCGTGCCGGAGAAGCACCGCGCCATCCTCCTGCTGCGCGAAATCGAGGGAATGTCCTACGAGGACCTGGCCCGCACGCTGGACATCCCCAAGGGCACGGTGATGAGCCGGCTCTTCCACGCGCGCGCCAAGGTGCAGAAAATCCTCGGGGATTATCTGGAGTTGGACGAAGCCAAGAGCGGAGTGGGCAATGAATGA
- a CDS encoding DUF3467 domain-containing protein, with product MADTPTKPPEVQLQVQMTEEVANGQYSNLALVNHTDTEFVLDFLYVQPQQPLARVRSRIITSPRHLKRFLKMLQDNLQHYEARFGTIPLGEDEGPRH from the coding sequence ATGGCCGACACTCCGACGAAGCCCCCCGAAGTGCAGCTCCAGGTGCAGATGACCGAAGAGGTGGCCAATGGCCAGTACAGCAACCTGGCCCTGGTGAACCACACGGACACGGAGTTCGTGCTGGACTTCCTCTACGTGCAGCCGCAGCAGCCCCTGGCCCGCGTGCGCTCGCGCATCATCACCAGCCCGCGCCACCTGAAGCGCTTCCTGAAGATGCTCCAGGACAACCTCCAGCACTACGAGGCGCGCTTCGGCACCATCCCCCTGGGCGAGGACGAAGGCCCCCGGCACTGA
- a CDS encoding ABC transporter ATP-binding protein, with protein MPSSPPDSAPLVELRAVTKSYAEGDSVREVLSGTSLALHRGEFVVLLGRSGSGKSTLLNLISGIDQATHGEIRVEGRDLGRLPERDRTLLRRERIGFIFQAFNLLPTLTVEENVRLPLELLGRSSAEAGARARELLERVGLGGRANSFPDRLSGGEQQRVAVARALAHSPPLLLADEPTGNLDEETGGQVLDLLEGLTRQGNACALIVTHEPAMAERADRVLMMENGRLVEKPGGARGRRTP; from the coding sequence ATGCCCTCCTCTCCTCCTGATTCGGCTCCCCTCGTCGAGCTGCGCGCCGTCACCAAGTCCTACGCGGAAGGCGATTCCGTGCGCGAGGTGCTCTCCGGCACGTCGCTCGCCCTGCACCGGGGCGAGTTCGTGGTGCTCCTGGGCCGCAGCGGCTCCGGCAAGTCCACGCTGCTCAACCTCATCAGCGGCATCGACCAGGCGACGCACGGCGAAATCCGGGTGGAGGGCCGCGACCTGGGGCGCCTCCCCGAGCGCGACCGCACCCTGCTGCGCCGCGAGCGCATCGGCTTCATCTTCCAGGCGTTCAACCTGCTGCCCACGCTGACGGTGGAGGAGAACGTGCGGCTGCCGCTGGAGCTGCTCGGCCGTTCGAGCGCGGAGGCCGGCGCGCGGGCACGGGAGCTCTTGGAGCGCGTGGGGTTGGGTGGTCGCGCGAACAGCTTCCCGGACCGGCTGTCCGGCGGTGAGCAGCAGCGCGTGGCGGTGGCGCGAGCCCTGGCCCACTCCCCGCCGCTGCTGCTGGCGGACGAGCCCACGGGCAACCTGGACGAGGAGACGGGCGGTCAGGTGCTGGACCTGCTGGAGGGGCTCACCCGGCAGGGCAACGCGTGCGCGCTCATCGTCACGCACGAGCCCGCGATGGCGGAGCGCGCGGACCGCGTGCTGATGATGGAGAACGGGCGGCTGGTGGAGAAGCCCGGCGGCGCGCGCGGCCGGAGGACGCCATGA
- a CDS encoding Immediate early protein ICP0, protein METSTPTTSPGDRTRIGAPPMGLPPAADGGAPLEPGGEHVDAGPPGDEGLETGASPESGGAEGTPKDVGARSARVGVPSRSSGTTRAPRADAGTGFESPGTAAQAPRRKGSDGFRTPGAEGPITASPYLGAGEARGPVLDVESLIPSDLEHLEGQLAVGKRFASDGALLAAQVRPSSLPSSDRVARLWTFFAAYAEAAARYPPTPEGQAAFAQALKDQGFAGLQDAHTGQNGVEAGMWVMDAPSPEEARERADAVRLEPPPDVRHSEQAAPLTPGLYQPLPGPFARRDAHGQGLQNDDPRDRTDRRLGGRMLWNVLHAFRAGPEEETAVSQAQWDRMVFGALLAMVGLALAAIALVSSL, encoded by the coding sequence ATGGAGACCTCCACTCCCACCACCTCGCCCGGCGACCGCACCCGCATCGGCGCTCCGCCCATGGGGCTTCCGCCAGCGGCGGATGGCGGCGCTCCGCTGGAGCCCGGAGGGGAGCACGTCGACGCGGGCCCCCCCGGTGACGAAGGCCTGGAGACCGGCGCCTCCCCGGAGAGCGGCGGCGCGGAGGGCACTCCCAAGGACGTGGGCGCGCGCTCGGCCCGCGTCGGCGTTCCCTCCCGGAGCAGCGGGACGACCCGCGCGCCCCGCGCGGACGCCGGCACGGGCTTCGAGTCCCCCGGCACGGCCGCCCAGGCGCCCCGCCGCAAGGGCAGCGATGGCTTCCGGACGCCGGGCGCGGAGGGCCCCATCACCGCCAGCCCCTACCTGGGCGCGGGCGAGGCGCGCGGGCCGGTGCTGGACGTGGAGTCGCTCATCCCCTCCGACCTGGAGCACCTGGAGGGCCAGCTCGCGGTGGGCAAGCGCTTCGCGTCGGACGGGGCGCTGCTGGCCGCGCAGGTGCGGCCCTCGTCGCTGCCCTCGTCGGACCGCGTGGCCCGGCTGTGGACCTTCTTCGCCGCCTACGCGGAGGCCGCCGCCCGCTATCCCCCCACGCCGGAAGGCCAGGCCGCCTTCGCGCAGGCCCTCAAGGACCAGGGCTTCGCCGGGCTCCAGGACGCCCACACCGGACAGAACGGCGTGGAGGCCGGGATGTGGGTGATGGACGCGCCCTCGCCCGAGGAGGCCCGCGAGCGCGCGGACGCCGTCCGCCTGGAGCCTCCGCCCGACGTGCGCCACTCCGAGCAGGCCGCCCCGCTCACCCCCGGCCTCTACCAGCCCCTGCCCGGGCCCTTCGCGCGCCGGGACGCCCACGGGCAGGGCCTCCAGAACGACGACCCCCGCGACCGCACGGACCGGCGGTTGGGGGGCCGCATGCTCTGGAACGTGCTCCACGCCTTCCGCGCCGGCCCGGAGGAGGAGACGGCCGTCAGCCAGGCGCAGTGGGACCGGATGGTGTTCGGGGCGCTGCTGGCCATGGTGGGCCTGGCCCTGGCCGCCATCGCGCTCGTCAGCTCCCTCTAG
- the hemF gene encoding oxygen-dependent coproporphyrinogen oxidase, which translates to MTATVDVEGLKGRMAAFIQKLQDDICGALEELDGQGRFREDAWSRPGGGGGRSRVLEEGAVLEKAGVNISIVHGELEEAFAKKLQGEGRTFWAGGLSLVLHPKSPHVPTVHANYRFIQQGGRAWFGGGADLTPYYLDEADAAHFHRVHKAACDAHDPAYYPRFKAACDAYFHLRHRGEARGVGGLFFENMGGDLEREFAFVQACGNSFIPAYLPIAKKHKDTPVTDAQRFWQEVRRGRYVEFNLVYDRGTIFGLETQGRTESILMSLPPRVRWRYDHHPEPGTPEARLVEVLRNPREWA; encoded by the coding sequence ATGACGGCGACGGTGGACGTGGAGGGCTTGAAGGGGCGCATGGCCGCCTTCATCCAGAAGCTCCAGGACGACATCTGCGGAGCGCTGGAGGAACTGGACGGCCAGGGCCGCTTCCGCGAGGACGCGTGGAGCCGCCCGGGCGGCGGCGGTGGCCGCAGCCGCGTGCTGGAGGAGGGCGCCGTCCTGGAGAAGGCGGGCGTGAACATCTCCATCGTCCACGGCGAGCTGGAAGAGGCCTTCGCGAAGAAGCTCCAGGGTGAGGGCCGCACCTTCTGGGCCGGCGGCCTGTCGCTGGTGCTGCACCCCAAGAGCCCGCACGTGCCCACCGTGCACGCCAACTACCGCTTCATCCAGCAGGGAGGCCGCGCGTGGTTCGGCGGCGGCGCGGACCTGACGCCGTACTACCTGGACGAAGCGGACGCGGCCCACTTCCACCGCGTGCACAAGGCCGCGTGCGACGCGCACGACCCCGCGTACTACCCGCGCTTCAAGGCCGCGTGCGATGCGTACTTCCACCTGCGCCACCGCGGCGAGGCGCGCGGCGTGGGCGGCCTCTTCTTCGAGAACATGGGCGGCGACCTGGAGCGCGAGTTCGCGTTCGTGCAGGCGTGCGGCAACAGCTTCATCCCCGCGTACCTGCCCATCGCGAAGAAGCACAAGGACACGCCGGTGACGGACGCGCAGCGCTTCTGGCAGGAGGTGCGCCGCGGCCGCTACGTGGAGTTCAACCTCGTCTACGACCGGGGCACCATCTTCGGCCTGGAGACGCAGGGGCGCACGGAGTCCATCCTCATGTCGCTGCCGCCGCGCGTGCGCTGGCGCTACGACCACCACCCGGAGCCCGGCACGCCCGAGGCCCGGCTGGTGGAGGTGCTGCGCAATCCCCGGGAGTGGGCCTGA
- a CDS encoding phospholipase D-like domain-containing protein: MKRILIPGRNCWTRSETHDAGVLVDARAYYRELYRAIRKARRSIVITGWQFDSDVTLLRGDDLEEANGGEVRLLPLLDQMCRENPELHVYILAWDFSMLLAMEREWMQNVLFNWTTNERLRFRFDSSSPLYGAHHQKLVVVDGVMAFTGGMDVCDCRWDDRDHPARSKLRCDSGRDPHGPYHDVQTVLTGPAVKPLAELFEARWAHSGGGELHLEPVNRDDLTFEATMPAPPGPVAISRTFGKTLLPPQEEVQEIRALYVDAIDAAERFIYIENQYFSSRAIYDALVKRMRAAGRPRLQVMLVLPRQPEALREQIAMGVAQVRLLRSLREVARETGHGFSVYGSAAKDEDGSDVFTYIHSKVLIVDDAFMTIGSANTTNRSLGLDSELNLSWEAERPGDAVSRAIRRVRVSLMAEHAGLSGVTALRPLVDAAHVVETLDPLAQEGQHRLRPHPLETVFDQNPLFKPLEPEELLIDPEESVLDESLFEALHKGDDGLFASGVRLLSRLLVGRSCDTARRHSAILPCAPVQEEGGTAEH; encoded by the coding sequence GTGAAACGCATCCTCATCCCCGGACGCAACTGCTGGACGCGTTCGGAAACGCATGACGCGGGCGTGCTGGTGGACGCCCGGGCTTATTACCGCGAGCTGTACAGGGCCATCCGCAAGGCCCGCCGCTCCATCGTCATCACCGGTTGGCAGTTCGACAGCGACGTGACGTTGCTGCGCGGTGACGACCTGGAAGAGGCGAACGGAGGCGAGGTCCGGCTGCTGCCGCTGTTGGACCAGATGTGCCGGGAGAACCCGGAGCTGCACGTCTACATCCTCGCCTGGGACTTCAGCATGCTGCTCGCCATGGAGCGCGAGTGGATGCAGAACGTGCTCTTCAACTGGACCACGAACGAGCGGCTGCGCTTCCGCTTCGATTCCTCCAGCCCGCTCTACGGCGCCCATCACCAGAAGCTCGTCGTCGTCGACGGCGTGATGGCGTTCACCGGCGGCATGGACGTGTGTGACTGCCGCTGGGACGACCGGGACCACCCCGCGCGCTCGAAGCTGCGCTGTGACTCCGGACGCGACCCGCACGGGCCCTACCACGACGTGCAGACGGTGCTGACCGGCCCCGCGGTGAAGCCGCTCGCGGAGCTGTTCGAGGCGCGCTGGGCGCACTCGGGCGGAGGCGAGCTCCACCTGGAGCCCGTGAACCGCGACGACCTGACTTTCGAAGCGACGATGCCCGCGCCTCCGGGCCCGGTGGCCATCAGCCGCACCTTTGGAAAGACCCTCCTGCCTCCCCAGGAGGAGGTGCAGGAGATCCGCGCGCTGTACGTGGACGCCATCGACGCGGCCGAGCGCTTCATCTACATCGAGAACCAGTACTTCTCTTCACGCGCCATCTACGACGCGCTCGTCAAGCGCATGCGCGCGGCGGGACGGCCGCGGCTCCAGGTGATGCTGGTGCTGCCCCGTCAGCCGGAGGCGCTGCGCGAGCAGATCGCCATGGGCGTGGCCCAGGTGCGCCTCCTGCGCTCGCTGCGCGAAGTGGCCCGGGAGACGGGCCACGGCTTCTCCGTGTACGGCTCGGCGGCGAAGGACGAGGACGGCTCGGACGTCTTCACGTACATCCACTCGAAGGTGCTCATCGTGGATGACGCCTTCATGACCATCGGCTCCGCGAACACGACCAACCGCAGCCTGGGGTTGGACTCGGAGCTCAACCTGAGCTGGGAGGCGGAGCGCCCCGGGGACGCCGTGTCGCGCGCCATCCGCCGCGTGCGCGTGTCGCTGATGGCGGAGCACGCGGGCCTCTCGGGGGTCACGGCGCTGCGCCCGCTGGTGGACGCGGCGCACGTGGTGGAGACGCTGGACCCACTGGCCCAGGAGGGGCAGCACCGGCTGCGCCCGCACCCGCTGGAGACGGTGTTCGACCAGAACCCCCTCTTCAAGCCGCTGGAGCCGGAGGAGCTCCTCATCGACCCGGAGGAGTCGGTGCTGGACGAGTCCCTCTTCGAGGCGCTGCACAAGGGCGACGACGGCCTCTTCGCCTCCGGCGTGCGCCTGCTGTCGCGCCTGCTCGTGGGGCGGTCGTGCGACACGGCCCGGCGGCACAGCGCCATCCTGCCCTGCGCTCCCGTGCAGGAGGAGGGCGGGACGGCGGAGCACTGA